Proteins from a single region of Fundulus heteroclitus isolate FHET01 chromosome 12, MU-UCD_Fhet_4.1, whole genome shotgun sequence:
- the LOC118564883 gene encoding nuclear factor 7, brain-like has protein sequence MAERALLESYLSCHVCSETFRDPVSLSCNHSFCSSCLQKFWEQAGNKNCPICKRRSSKDDPGINFTLKELADSFTDRKKSGSSEAEKGAKQLMVVCSKHQEDPKLFCKDEQRAVCPVCEFSLHQSHKVVPIEQAVSELKEQLRSDLKSLQDKMNKHKQVEKTYEDVIQHCTKQLLSTERQIRAEFNKLHQFLKEEEESRLAALREEEEQKGKTISREMKRIQEQISSLSDSISAVEEDLQKDNVSFLSSYKATQSRARGQRSLSDPQLVSGALIDVAKHLGNLSFRVWEKMKEKVHFSPVILDPNTASRSLYLSDDLTSVRRGDTKQQLPDNPERNTKYSNVFGSEGFSSGKHSWEVEVGDHPVWNIGYVKESVERKGERYASPKYGIWCLVLRDGQYTNGDGKTLTVKKNLQKIRVQLDYDRGEVSFCDPEDMSHIYTHRDTFTEKLFPYLEVGKAADAKTLDLKICQTEIFF, from the coding sequence ATGGCTGAGAGAGCTCTGCTGGAAAGTTACCTGAGCTGCCATGTGTGTTCAGAGACTTTCAGAGAtcctgtgtctctgagctgcaacCACAGCTTCTGTTCAAGCTGCCTGCAGAAATTCTGGGAACAAGCAGGAAACAAGAACTGTCCCATCTGTAAAAGAAGATCTTCCAAGGATGATCCAGGAATAAACTTCACTCTGAAGGAACTGGCTGACTCTTTTACTGATAGAAAGAAATCTGGATCATCCGAGGCAGAAAAAGGAGCAAAGCAGCTGATGGTGGTCTGCAGCAAACACCAAGAAGACCCTAAACTGTTCTGTAAAGACGAGCAGAGAgctgtgtgtcctgtctgtgaGTTTTCTCTCCACCAGAGTCACAAAGTGGTTCCTATAGAACAAGCAGTCAGTGAGCTGAAGGAGCAGCTGAGATCTGACTTAAAGTCTCTGCAGGACAAGatgaacaaacacaaacaggtgGAGAAAACATACGAGGATGTGATTCAACACTGTACGAAGCAGCTGTTgtccacagagagacagatcaGAGCAGAGTTCAACAagctccaccaattcctgaaagaggaagaggagtccaGACTGGCAGctctgagggaggaagaggagcagaaggggAAGACTATCAGCAGAGAGATGAAGAGGATCCAGGAGCAGATCTCCTCTCTGTCAGACAGCATCTCTGCTGTTGAAGAAGACCTGCAGAAAGACAACGTGTCGTTCCTCAGCAGTTATAAAGCCACTCAGAGCagagccagaggtcagaggtcactgtCAGATCCACAGCTGGTCTCGGGAGCTCTGATAGATGTGGCCAAACACCTGGGCAACCTGTCCTTCAGAGTCtgggagaagatgaaggagaagGTCCACTTCAGTCCTGTCATTCTGGACCCAAACACTGCGAGTAGATCACTCTACCTGTCTGATGATCTGACCAGTGTGAGACGTGGAGACAcaaagcagcagcttcctgataatCCAGAGAGAAACACTAAGTATAGCAATGTTTTTGGTTCTGAGGGCTTCAGCTCAGGAAAACACAGctgggaggtggaggtgggagACCATCCTGTCTGGAATATCGGTTATGTTAAAGAGTCAGTTGAGAGGAAGGGAGAGAGATATGCTTCACCAAAATATGGAATCTGGTGCTTAGTTCTTCGTGATGGACAATACACTAACGGTGATGGTAAGACTCTGACAGTGAAGAAGAATCTCCAGAAGATCAGAGTCCAGCTGGACTATGACAGGGGGGAGGTGTCCTTCTGCGACCCTGAAGACATGTCTCACATCTACACTCACAGAGACACTTTCACTGAGAAACTCTTCCCTTATTTAGAAGTTGGAAAAGCTGCTGATGCCAAAACTTTGGATCTCAAAATCTGTcaaactgagatttttttttaa
- the LOC118564880 gene encoding nuclear factor 7, brain-like — protein sequence MAEKVALVESYLSCHVCSETFRDPVSLSCNHSFCSSCLQKFWEQAGNKNCPICKRRSSKDNLAINFTLKELADSFTGRKKSGSSETEKGAKQLMVVCSKHQEDPKLFCEDEQRAVCPVCEFSLHQSHKVVPVEQAVSELKEQLRSDLKSLQDKRNKHKQVEKTYEDVIQHSKKQLLSTERQIRAELNKLHQFLREEEESRLAALREEEEQKGKTISREMKRIQEQISSLSDSISAVEEDLQKDNVSFLSSYKATQSRARGQRSLSDPQLVSGALIDVAKHLGNLSFRVWEKMKEKVHFSPVILDPNTASRFLYLSDDLTSVRRGDTKQQLPDNPERNTNYTFVFGSEGFNSGKHSWEVEVGDHPDWNIGYVKESVDRKGELFTSPKYGIWCLWHRDGKYTNGVGKTLKVKKNLQKIRFQLDYDRGEVSFYDPEDMSHICTHRDTFTEKLFPYLVVEKAADAKTSDLKICQTEISVKTSKLCF from the coding sequence ATGGCTGAGAAAGTCGCTCTTGTTGAAAGTTACCTGAGCTGCCATGTGTGTTCAGAGACTTTCAGAGAtcctgtgtctctgagctgcaacCACAGCTTCTGTTCAAGCTGCCTGCAGAAATTCTGGGAACAAGCTGGAAACAAGAACTGTCCCATCTGTAAAAGGAGATCTTCCAAGGATAATCTAGCAATAAACTTCACTCTGAAGGAACTGGCTGACTCTTTTACTGGAAGAAAGAAATCTGGATCATCTGAGACAGAAAAAGGAGCAAAGCAGCTGATGGTGGTCTGCAGCAAACACCAAGAAGACCCtaaactgttctgtgaagacgaGCAGAGAgctgtgtgtcctgtctgtgaGTTTTCTCTCCACCAGAGTCACAAAGTGGTTCCTGTAGAACAAGCAGTCAGTGAGCTGAAGGAGCAGCTGAGATCTGACTTAAAGTCTCTGCAGGACAAGaggaacaaacacaaacaggtgGAGAAAACATACGAGGATGTGATTCAACACTCCAAGAAGCAGCTGTTgtccacagagagacagatcaGAGCAGAGTTAAACAAGCTCCACCAGTTcctgagagaggaagaggagtccaGACTGGCAGctctgagggaggaagaggagcagaaggggAAGACTATCAGCAGAGAGATGAAGAGGATCCAGGAGCAGATCTCCTCTCTGTCAGACAGCATCTCTGCTGTTGAAGAAGACCTGCAGAAAGACAACGTGTCGTTCCTCAGCAGTTATAAAGCCACTCAGAGCagagccagaggtcagaggtcactgtCAGATCCACAGCTGGtctcaggagctctgatagaTGTGGCCAAACACCTGGGCAACCTGTCCTTCAGAGTCtgggagaagatgaaggagaagGTCCACTTCAGTCCTGTCATTCTGGACCCAAACACAGCGAGTAGATTTCTCTACCTGTCTGATGATCTGACCAGTGTGAGACGTGGAGACAcaaagcagcagcttcctgataatccagagagaaacactaattacacctttgTTTTTGGTTCTGAGGGTTTCAACTCAGGGAAACACAGctgggaggtggaggtgggagACCATCCTGACTGGAATATCGGTTATGTTAAAGAGTCAGTTGACAGGAAGGGGGAATTATTTACTTCACCAAAATATGGAATCTGGTGTTTATGGCATCGTGATGGAAAATACACTAATGGTGTTGGTAAGACTCTCAAAGTGAAGAAGAATCTCCAGAAGATCAGATTCCAGCTGGACTATGATAGGGGGGAGGTGTCCTTCTACGACCCTGAAGACATGTCTCACATCTGCACTCACAGAGACACTTTCACTGAGAAACTCTTCCCTTATTTAGTTGTTGAAAAAGCTGCTGATGCCAAAACTTCTGATCTCAAAATCTGTCAAACTGAGATTTCTGTTAAAACATcaaagttgtgtttttaa